Proteins from one bacterium genomic window:
- a CDS encoding acyltransferase: protein MPELKKVWMPELDGLRAIAALSVLLWHYNPISRWDYGLARFLQFFPIGPMGVVFFFVLSSFLLTRLSVTEFDQHGRIDIIHFYVRRCLRIWPLYFSLLPCMFVVAAETASPSQLVWIRHHAWMWPSFLSNWGLALTPVTSYQDQISLVLVIFWSLSIEEQFYLLFPVVLSMVLTSTRRVWRVLAMAAVLGVVCRAISLLVPRLHPSGMYFATFCYADVFLAGCIAGWMAARSVPSVLAVHRTLTGALLGASVVVLSFLWRKTLEYPYASYGVVLYGVTACFFAVGILWVAANNGSILSRLLRSRSLRTLGVLTYGIYLWHPAIGALMLGLAGIARGDRLTAYLIARTGFVLYVAMTIGMAALTYLVVERPGLALKKRWYPSPTATARNEQSSITVWAR from the coding sequence ATGCCGGAGCTCAAAAAAGTGTGGATGCCGGAACTCGACGGGCTCCGGGCGATCGCGGCCTTGTCCGTCTTGCTGTGGCACTACAACCCGATATCACGATGGGACTACGGGTTAGCGAGGTTTCTGCAGTTCTTTCCGATCGGTCCGATGGGAGTTGTCTTCTTCTTCGTCCTGTCGTCGTTCTTGCTGACCCGGTTGAGTGTTACAGAGTTTGATCAGCACGGTCGCATCGACATCATCCATTTTTATGTCCGTCGCTGTCTCAGAATCTGGCCCCTCTACTTTTCGCTTCTGCCGTGTATGTTCGTGGTCGCAGCGGAAACCGCGAGCCCGTCCCAACTCGTGTGGATTCGACACCATGCCTGGATGTGGCCAAGCTTCCTGTCCAACTGGGGTCTTGCCCTGACTCCTGTTACAAGCTATCAGGACCAGATCTCCCTTGTCCTTGTCATCTTCTGGAGTCTCTCGATAGAGGAACAGTTCTACCTGCTATTCCCGGTCGTACTGTCGATGGTACTTACGTCAACACGCCGGGTTTGGCGCGTGCTTGCCATGGCGGCGGTGTTGGGCGTCGTCTGTCGCGCAATCTCTCTACTTGTCCCCCGTCTGCATCCGTCCGGGATGTACTTTGCGACATTCTGTTACGCCGATGTATTCTTGGCAGGATGCATCGCCGGCTGGATGGCAGCGCGGAGCGTTCCGTCCGTCTTGGCGGTGCATCGAACGCTGACAGGCGCGTTGTTGGGTGCGAGCGTGGTTGTTTTGAGCTTCCTATGGCGCAAAACGTTGGAGTATCCGTACGCTTCTTACGGTGTTGTGCTGTATGGCGTCACGGCCTGCTTTTTTGCGGTCGGCATTCTGTGGGTTGCGGCGAACAACGGTTCCATCCTGAGTCGTCTGCTGCGGTCACGCTCGTTGCGGACCTTGGGTGTGCTGACGTATGGCATCTACTTGTGGCACCCAGCTATCGGAGCGTTGATGTTAGGACTTGCAGGCATCGCCCGGGGTGATCGACTGACCGCGTACCTTATCGCCCGGACGGGGTTCGTTCTCTATGTTGCCATGACAATCGGCATGGCCGCGTTGACGTATTTGGTCGTTGAACGTCCCGGCCTCGCGCTGAAGAAACGATGGTACCCTTCGCCAACAGCGACTGCGAGGAACGAGCAAAGTTCAATCACGGTATGGGCTCGGTAA
- a CDS encoding IS481 family transposase, which yields MGRARGKLTPAGRLLLVQRVTVLHWPVSQAASSMGVSRETAYEWLGRWRRDGAAGLEDRSSRPHRSPRQVPAAVERRILLLRRRLKWGPHRLAPLVGHPRSTIYTVLARHGMTRLRDLDRSTGVPVRYVRDHPGELLHLDMKPLARVPEGGGHRVLGRVPGPHRRGAGYEVIHVAIDDASRLAFAQIRPDGRALTVVQFLTDAVGFFAEHGIRIQRIMTDRGWSYTQSPRFRAVARRLRIRHKITRPYRPQTNGKAERFVQTLLREWAYARLYRSNEERRIAFPKWLHYYNHHRPHTALEGRVPAVVSVNDMCGNHS from the coding sequence ATGGGCCGTGCGCGTGGCAAGCTCACCCCGGCCGGACGACTGCTGCTGGTGCAGCGAGTCACGGTCCTGCACTGGCCTGTGAGCCAGGCGGCTTCCTCGATGGGAGTCTCTCGTGAGACGGCCTACGAGTGGCTGGGGCGCTGGCGCCGTGACGGTGCCGCGGGATTGGAAGATCGATCGAGCCGTCCCCATCGGTCGCCCCGCCAAGTGCCGGCCGCCGTGGAGCGCCGTATCTTGCTGCTGCGTCGTCGACTGAAATGGGGTCCGCATCGCTTGGCTCCGCTCGTGGGGCATCCGCGCTCGACGATCTACACCGTCCTGGCGCGGCACGGCATGACGCGGTTGCGGGATCTGGATCGCTCGACCGGCGTGCCGGTCCGCTACGTCCGGGACCATCCGGGCGAGCTGCTCCACCTCGATATGAAGCCGCTGGCCCGGGTTCCCGAGGGAGGCGGGCACCGGGTCTTGGGGCGCGTGCCGGGCCCGCATCGCCGCGGGGCCGGCTATGAGGTGATCCACGTGGCGATCGACGACGCCTCGCGGCTCGCGTTCGCCCAAATCCGCCCCGATGGTCGGGCGCTGACCGTCGTCCAGTTCCTCACCGACGCGGTGGGCTTCTTTGCGGAGCACGGGATCCGGATTCAACGGATCATGACCGACCGCGGCTGGAGTTACACCCAGTCGCCCCGCTTCCGGGCCGTCGCGCGGCGGTTGCGGATCCGCCACAAGATCACGCGCCCCTATCGGCCGCAGACTAACGGCAAAGCCGAGCGGTTCGTCCAGACTCTGTTGCGCGAGTGGGCGTATGCACGGCTTTATCGCTCGAACGAGGAGCGCCGCATCGCGTTTCCGAAATGGCTGCACTACTACAACCATCATCGCCCCCACACGGCGCTAGAAGGGCGGGTCCCCGCGGTCGTGAGTGTCAACGACATGTGTGGGAACCACAGCTAG
- a CDS encoding terminase family protein produces the protein MVNLLAADLLAALTSQASWQAYREDPVGFFCDVLGLVPWARQREVLEAVLRHPRVAVRSGHKVGKSASAAGLALWWAATRPRSRVVLTSASYRQIRSILWRELKTLHAAARPPLGGELHAHPDAGLQFSDGREIVGFNTTEPERMSGISGANLLFILDEASGIPDQIFQAIEGNRAGGARLVLFSNPTRTSGTFFDAFGTKREFWHVIHISSEETRNAQEGRDVIPGLATREWIEEKRREWGETSPLYQVRVRGDFPSQAENAIIGLALVEDATVRWVETPAEGRLTLGVDVARFGDDETVIFPVRGHKALAVVPR, from the coding sequence ATGGTCAACCTGCTCGCCGCTGACCTTCTCGCAGCCCTCACCTCACAGGCATCCTGGCAGGCTTACCGTGAGGATCCGGTCGGCTTCTTCTGTGACGTACTGGGGCTGGTGCCGTGGGCGCGGCAGCGCGAGGTGCTCGAGGCGGTCCTCCGTCATCCGCGAGTCGCGGTGCGCTCCGGCCACAAGGTCGGCAAGAGCGCCTCAGCCGCCGGCCTGGCACTGTGGTGGGCCGCCACACGACCGAGGAGCCGAGTCGTGCTCACGTCGGCGTCGTACCGGCAGATCCGGAGCATCCTGTGGCGTGAGCTTAAGACGCTCCACGCGGCGGCCCGCCCCCCACTCGGCGGAGAGCTACACGCCCACCCTGACGCGGGCCTCCAGTTCTCGGACGGCCGCGAGATCGTGGGCTTCAACACCACGGAGCCGGAGCGTATGTCAGGAATCTCGGGCGCCAACTTGCTCTTCATCCTGGACGAGGCATCCGGCATCCCGGACCAGATCTTCCAGGCGATCGAGGGCAATCGCGCCGGCGGCGCGCGCCTCGTCCTGTTCAGCAACCCCACGCGCACGAGCGGCACCTTCTTCGACGCCTTCGGGACGAAGCGCGAGTTCTGGCATGTCATCCACATCAGCAGTGAGGAGACGCGGAACGCGCAGGAGGGCCGTGACGTGATTCCCGGCCTCGCCACGCGGGAGTGGATCGAGGAAAAGCGCCGGGAGTGGGGTGAGACGTCGCCACTCTATCAGGTGCGCGTCCGCGGCGACTTCCCCTCGCAGGCCGAGAACGCGATCATCGGGCTCGCCCTGGTCGAGGACGCCACGGTCCGGTGGGTCGAGACGCCGGCAGAGGGTCGGCTCACACTCGGCGTCGACGTCGCCCGCTTCGGCGATGATGAGACGGTCATCTTCCCCGTACGGGGACATAAGGCGCTAGCTGTAGTTCCCAGATAG
- a CDS encoding sugar ABC transporter permease, with amino-acid sequence MAQTDARTLPAAVRPAARSASGRRRRRAAAQGYLFLLPSLVFLAVFTYYPILTSAELSLFRSTATVRSRAFIGAGNYLTIAADPIFHQVLHNSLEFLLGTVPVTVALALVLALLLNRTHLLVTPFRTAFFYPALLPLIGAAAIWLFVYTPGYGLMDVYLKRIIGGGVNWLQDPTWALPAVMLVTVWKNAGYYMLFYLAGLQTISTELYEAARIEGASAWQVFRSITFPLLGPTTLFVLVIASINAFQSVDQIWIMTAGGPDNTTNVLLFYIYQTAFMFFDFGKAAALTIFLLAILMGIAAVSFGLLERRIHYEV; translated from the coding sequence GTGGCGCAGACCGACGCCCGCACACTTCCCGCCGCGGTGCGGCCCGCGGCTCGATCCGCGTCCGGCCGGCGCCGCCGCCGCGCCGCGGCGCAAGGGTATCTCTTTCTGCTGCCGTCGCTCGTGTTTCTCGCGGTCTTCACCTACTATCCGATCCTCACGTCCGCGGAGCTGAGCCTCTTTCGGTCGACCGCGACCGTGCGCAGCCGCGCGTTCATCGGCGCCGGCAACTATCTCACGATCGCCGCGGATCCGATCTTCCATCAGGTCCTCCACAACAGCCTCGAGTTCTTGCTGGGCACCGTCCCCGTGACGGTGGCGCTCGCGCTGGTCCTCGCGCTGCTGCTCAACCGAACGCACCTGTTGGTCACGCCGTTCCGCACGGCCTTCTTCTATCCGGCGCTGCTGCCGCTGATCGGGGCCGCGGCGATCTGGCTGTTCGTGTACACGCCCGGCTACGGCCTGATGGACGTGTATTTGAAGCGGATCATCGGCGGAGGCGTCAACTGGCTTCAGGATCCCACTTGGGCCCTGCCCGCGGTCATGCTGGTAACGGTGTGGAAGAACGCGGGCTACTACATGCTCTTCTATCTCGCCGGCCTCCAGACGATCTCGACGGAACTGTACGAAGCGGCCCGCATTGAAGGGGCCTCCGCCTGGCAGGTCTTCCGGAGCATCACGTTCCCGCTGCTTGGCCCGACGACGCTCTTCGTCCTCGTGATCGCGAGCATCAACGCGTTCCAGTCGGTCGATCAGATATGGATCATGACGGCCGGCGGGCCCGACAACACGACCAACGTGCTGCTGTTCTACATCTATCAGACGGCGTTCATGTTCTTCGACTTCGGGAAGGCCGCCGCACTCACGATCTTCCTGCTCGCCATCCTGATGGGCATCGCCGCGGTGAGCTTCGGGCTCCTCGAGCGGCGGATCCACTACGAGGTGTAG
- a CDS encoding carbohydrate ABC transporter permease — MQRRAGRRLGTAIWALAVGALAFIWVFPLLWAVATSFRPPGSLGSQIASLWVHHPSLANFREAWSEAPFVRLYYNTAVVVFGILGAQLVTITLAAYAFARMEFPGREWLFRLFLLQLMVAPSSLILPNFVTIKTLGLLNTRLAIMIPYFASAFGTFLLRQTFRGVPRDLEDAAAIDGCTTFQTLWNVFLPLARPTLVAFSIVSIVYHYNEFLWPLIITDTDRARTVTVGLASFTQSAESAAQWNLIAAGTVIVILPLLVLFIVFQRRFVESFMYSGLKG, encoded by the coding sequence GTGCAGAGGCGCGCCGGACGACGGCTCGGGACGGCCATCTGGGCACTCGCCGTGGGCGCGCTGGCCTTCATCTGGGTGTTCCCGCTGCTGTGGGCCGTGGCCACGTCGTTCCGGCCGCCGGGCTCGCTCGGCAGCCAGATCGCGTCGCTGTGGGTGCATCACCCGTCGCTCGCCAACTTTCGCGAGGCGTGGAGCGAGGCGCCGTTCGTGCGGTTGTACTACAACACCGCGGTGGTCGTCTTCGGGATCCTGGGCGCGCAGCTGGTGACGATTACGCTCGCGGCGTACGCGTTCGCGCGGATGGAGTTCCCCGGCCGCGAATGGCTCTTCCGCCTGTTCCTGCTGCAGTTGATGGTGGCGCCGTCGTCCTTGATCCTGCCGAACTTCGTGACGATCAAAACGCTCGGGCTACTGAACACCCGGCTGGCAATCATGATCCCCTACTTCGCCTCCGCGTTCGGCACGTTCTTGCTCCGCCAGACATTCCGCGGCGTGCCGCGCGACCTCGAGGACGCCGCGGCGATCGACGGCTGCACGACGTTCCAGACGCTGTGGAACGTCTTTCTGCCGCTCGCGCGGCCGACGCTCGTCGCCTTCTCGATCGTGAGCATCGTCTACCACTACAACGAGTTTCTGTGGCCCCTCATCATCACCGACACGGACCGCGCCCGCACCGTGACGGTCGGCCTCGCGTCGTTCACGCAGTCGGCGGAATCGGCTGCGCAGTGGAACCTGATCGCGGCCGGCACGGTGATCGTGATCCTGCCGCTCCTGGTGCTCTTCATCGTCTTCCAGCGGCGGTTCGTCGAAAGCTTCATGTACTCGGGGCTCAAAGGATAG